A stretch of the Enterobacteriaceae bacterium ESL0689 genome encodes the following:
- a CDS encoding YacC family pilotin-like protein — translation MKRFFRVVMLSSLLMLSPCSYALSESEAENIADLTAVFIFLKNDCGFQDVSSQQIRRAIVLFAAQNKWDLNNYNQFNMRARGENSYYDLSNIKIPIHKKCEGLARNSLYLLPYAG, via the coding sequence ATGAAGCGATTTTTCAGAGTGGTCATGCTCAGTAGCCTGCTGATGCTTTCTCCGTGCAGTTACGCATTAAGTGAATCTGAAGCTGAAAACATCGCCGATTTAACAGCGGTATTTATCTTTCTGAAAAACGACTGTGGTTTCCAGGACGTTTCCAGCCAGCAGATTCGCCGTGCTATCGTGCTGTTTGCCGCACAGAACAAGTGGGATCTGAATAACTACAATCAATTCAATATGAGAGCACGCGGTGAAAATAGTTATTACGATCTCAGTAATATCAAAATCCCGATCCATAAAAAGTGCGAAGGACTGGCGCGTAATTCGCTGTATCTGCTGCCCTACGCAGGATGA